GGAGTATTCCAGTCTCAACGCTTATGCTCTATCCACACAGATTTCTATTGTCTTAGATTCTATAAAGAGCATAACAAAGCCGTATCTTAGGACGGATTTTTACACCCAGTTTTTCTTTCGTAAAAAGATAAAAAACAAACGTGACTATCAAGCCAGACTGGTTGCGGGTGAAAGCGCCTCAGAAAGAGCGCGTCGGCAACGTTAAAGAAATTTTACGAGATTTAGCCTTGAATACAGTCTGCGAAGAAGCATCTTGTCCCAATATTGGTGAATGCTTTAACGCTGGTACGGCCACTTTCCTGATTATGGGACCTGCCTGTACACGGGCTTGTCCCTACTGCGATATCGATTTTGAAAAAAAA
Above is a genomic segment from Bacteroidia bacterium containing:
- a CDS encoding lipoyl synthase — translated: MTIKPDWLRVKAPQKERVGNVKEILRDLALNTVCEEASCPNIGECFNAGTATFLIMGPACTRACPYCDIDFEKK